In Serratia marcescens subsp. marcescens ATCC 13880, a single genomic region encodes these proteins:
- the sgrR gene encoding HTH-type transcriptional regulator SgrR, whose protein sequence is MSTSRLQQQFIRLWQRCHGETTDTTLQDLAEVLSCSRRHVRSLLSAMQREGWLTWQAESGRGKRSRLTFHYTGLALQQQRAEELLEQDRIDQLVQLVGDKNVVRQMLLSQLGRSFRQGKHILRVLYYRQLYNLLPGSALRRSETHLARQIFNGLTRINEENGELESDLSHHWQALTPLHWRFYLRPAIHFHHGRELEMADVITSLSRLTAQPLFSHIESVTSPTPFVIDVHLRSPDHWLPWLLGSVQAMILPREWRELPDFARHPVGTGPYRVVRNLPSQMKIHAFDDYFGYRALIDEVNIWVLPEFSEELVHSGVQLQGDETGKNELESRLEEGCYFLLFDQRSPLAADPAIRSWLCELINPISLLSRAGPLYQRYWSPAYGLLPRWHHNRALAQQPKPAGLTELTMTHFNEHSEFHAIRQAIEPLLAQHGIRLIVQSVDYATWHQGDARSDLWLGSANFYLPLEFSLFATLYELPLMQHCMNEDLAQDAALWRANRLPLAEFCQRLVSNHQLHPLFHHWLQLHGQRSMRGVRMNTLGWFDFKSAWFAPPET, encoded by the coding sequence ATGTCCACGTCCAGATTGCAGCAGCAGTTCATCCGCCTGTGGCAGCGCTGCCACGGTGAAACCACCGACACCACGCTGCAGGATCTGGCGGAGGTGCTCAGCTGCTCGCGGCGCCACGTGCGCTCCCTGCTGAGCGCCATGCAGCGGGAAGGCTGGCTTACCTGGCAGGCGGAGTCGGGGCGCGGCAAGCGTTCGCGGCTAACCTTCCACTACACCGGCCTGGCGCTGCAGCAACAGCGGGCCGAGGAGTTGCTGGAACAGGATCGCATCGATCAGCTGGTGCAACTGGTGGGCGACAAAAACGTGGTGCGCCAGATGCTGCTGTCGCAGCTGGGGCGCAGCTTCCGCCAGGGGAAGCACATCCTGCGGGTGCTCTACTACCGGCAGTTGTACAATCTGCTGCCCGGCTCGGCGCTGCGGCGTTCGGAAACCCATCTGGCGCGCCAGATCTTCAACGGCCTGACGCGCATAAATGAGGAAAACGGGGAACTGGAGTCCGATCTGTCTCACCATTGGCAGGCGCTGACGCCGCTGCACTGGCGGTTTTACCTGCGCCCGGCGATCCATTTTCATCACGGCCGCGAGCTGGAGATGGCGGACGTCATCACATCCCTCTCGCGTCTGACCGCGCAACCGCTGTTCTCGCATATCGAGAGCGTCACCTCGCCGACGCCGTTCGTTATCGACGTGCATCTGCGCAGCCCCGACCACTGGCTGCCCTGGCTGCTGGGCAGTGTGCAGGCCATGATCCTGCCGCGTGAATGGCGCGAACTGCCGGATTTCGCCCGCCATCCGGTCGGCACCGGCCCCTACCGCGTGGTGCGCAATCTTCCCAGCCAGATGAAGATCCACGCTTTCGACGACTATTTCGGCTACCGGGCGCTGATCGACGAGGTGAACATCTGGGTGCTGCCGGAGTTCTCCGAAGAACTGGTGCACTCCGGCGTGCAGCTGCAGGGCGATGAAACCGGCAAAAACGAACTGGAAAGCCGACTGGAAGAGGGCTGTTATTTCTTGCTGTTCGATCAGCGCTCCCCGCTGGCCGCCGACCCCGCCATTCGCAGTTGGCTGTGCGAATTGATCAACCCCATTTCGCTGCTGAGCCGCGCCGGGCCGCTCTACCAGCGCTACTGGTCGCCGGCGTACGGCCTGCTGCCCCGCTGGCACCACAACCGCGCGCTGGCGCAGCAACCCAAACCGGCGGGATTGACCGAACTGACGATGACCCACTTCAATGAGCATTCGGAGTTTCACGCCATTCGCCAGGCGATTGAACCGCTGCTGGCGCAGCACGGCATCCGCCTGATCGTGCAAAGCGTGGATTACGCCACCTGGCACCAGGGCGACGCGCGCAGCGATCTGTGGCTCGGCAGCGCCAACTTCTATCTGCCGCTGGAGTTTTCGCTGTTCGCCACGCTGTACGAACTGCCGCTGATGCAGCACTGCATGAACGAAGATCTGGCGCAGGACGCGGCGCTGTGGCGCGCCAACCGCTTGCCGCTGGCGGAGTTCTGCCAGCGTTTGGTCAGCAACCACCAGTTGCATCCGCTGTTCCACCACTGGCTGCAGCTGCACGGCCAGCGCAGCATGCGCGGCGTGCGGATGAACACCCTCGGCTGGTTCGACTTCAAGTCCGCCTGGTTTGCCCCGCCGGAGACATAA
- the sgrT gene encoding glucose uptake inhibitor SgrT, whose product MKAFLSKSFYQRYFSAVRRQRADWLSVVPEQARLAMLAHLTQWDIKEMTDKQYREHL is encoded by the coding sequence ATGAAAGCTTTCTTATCCAAATCGTTCTATCAGCGCTATTTCAGCGCGGTGCGCCGCCAGCGCGCCGACTGGCTGAGCGTGGTGCCCGAACAGGCGCGGCTGGCGATGCTGGCGCACCTGACGCAATGGGACATTAAAGAGATGACCGATAAGCAGTATCGCGAGCACCTGTAG
- a CDS encoding MFS transporter, producing MQRLSRLSLRINPIFAAFLLIAFLSGIAGALLTPTLSLFLTTEVKVRPLWVGLFYTANAVAGIVVSFLLAKRSDTRGDRRRLILLCCLMAVGNCLLFAFNRDYLTLITAGVLMSAVANTAMPQIFALAREYADSEAREVVMFSSVMRAQLSLAWVIGPPLSFALALNYGFTVMFLIAAATFAVCVLLVGFMLPSVPRAAENGGLQGGMSAPIAPASAWRNRDVWLLFIASMLMWTCNTLYIIDMPLYITADLGLPEGLAGVLMGTAAGLEIPAMLLAGYYVKRFGKRNMMLLAVAAGVLFYLGLTVLATKPALIALQLLNAVFIGIVAGIGMLYFQDLMPGRPGAATTLFTNSISTGVILAGVLQGALVENFGHGSVYWMAALLALAALGMSAKVREV from the coding sequence ATGCAACGCCTGAGCCGGTTGTCACTGCGCATTAACCCCATCTTCGCCGCCTTCCTGCTGATCGCTTTTCTCTCCGGCATCGCCGGCGCGTTGCTGACGCCGACGCTCAGTCTGTTTCTGACCACCGAAGTCAAAGTGCGGCCGCTGTGGGTCGGGCTGTTTTACACCGCCAACGCGGTGGCCGGCATCGTGGTCAGCTTCCTGCTGGCCAAACGTTCCGACACCCGCGGCGATCGGCGCAGGCTGATCCTGCTGTGCTGCCTGATGGCGGTCGGCAACTGCCTGCTGTTCGCCTTTAACCGCGATTACCTGACGCTGATCACCGCCGGGGTGCTGATGTCCGCCGTTGCCAACACCGCCATGCCGCAAATTTTCGCGTTGGCGCGGGAATACGCCGACAGCGAGGCGCGAGAAGTGGTGATGTTCAGCTCGGTGATGCGCGCCCAGCTTTCGCTGGCGTGGGTGATCGGCCCGCCGCTGTCGTTTGCGCTGGCGCTGAACTACGGGTTCACCGTGATGTTCCTGATCGCCGCCGCCACCTTCGCGGTTTGCGTGCTGCTGGTGGGATTTATGCTGCCTTCGGTGCCGCGTGCGGCGGAGAATGGGGGGCTGCAGGGCGGGATGTCTGCGCCGATCGCGCCCGCCAGCGCCTGGCGCAATCGCGATGTGTGGCTGCTGTTCATCGCTTCGATGCTGATGTGGACCTGCAATACCTTGTATATCATCGATATGCCGCTGTATATCACCGCCGATCTCGGGTTGCCGGAAGGGCTGGCCGGGGTGCTGATGGGCACTGCCGCCGGGTTGGAAATCCCGGCAATGCTACTGGCCGGTTATTACGTCAAACGCTTCGGCAAGCGCAACATGATGCTGCTGGCGGTGGCGGCGGGCGTGCTGTTTTATCTCGGGCTGACGGTGTTGGCGACCAAGCCGGCCCTGATCGCGCTGCAGCTGCTTAACGCGGTGTTTATCGGCATCGTCGCCGGTATCGGCATGCTCTATTTTCAGGATTTGATGCCGGGCCGGCCGGGCGCCGCCACCACGCTGTTCACCAACAGCATCTCTACCGGGGTGATCCTGGCCGGGGTGCTGCAGGGCGCGCTGGTGGAGAATTTCGGTCATGGTTCGGTGTATTGGATGGCGGCGCTGCTGGCGCTGGCGGCGCTCGGGATGAGCGCCAAAGTGCGTGAAGTGTAA
- a CDS encoding DASS family sodium-coupled anion symporter: MDKLTPLKPLPSLCALGATLIIWFLIPVPEGVAPNAWQLLALFIGTIIAIIGKAMPIGAVSVIAIALVAVTGVTNPGKPGAALDDALSGFSNQLIWLIGFSIMISLSLNKTGLGARIGYYFISLFGKKTLGIAYALTLAETTLAPVTPSNTARGGGIIHPIMKSIADSFGSKPELNTSGKIGRYLSLVNYNINPITSAMFITATAPNPLIVSLIAKGTHGSFELSWSMWAVAALVPGLCSLIVMPLVIYLLYPPEVKSTPDAPRFAREKLQALGPVTLPEKITLGVFALLLVLWAGIPAMVFGPALAVNPTTAALIGLAVLLATGVLSWEDVLKHKGAWDTVVWFSALVMMASFLGKLGLIGWLSQTVGNGIDRMGMSWVGGTILLTLIYLYSHYFFASTTAHVTAMFAAFFAAGIALGAPPALLGLILAFSSSLMMSLTHYGTGTAPIVFGSGYVTLGEWWKAGWVMSVVNLLIWMLIGGAWWKLLGYW; the protein is encoded by the coding sequence ATGGATAAACTCACACCGCTCAAACCGCTTCCTTCCCTGTGCGCCCTTGGCGCCACGCTGATTATCTGGTTCCTCATTCCCGTGCCGGAGGGCGTTGCGCCCAACGCCTGGCAACTGCTGGCGCTGTTTATCGGCACCATCATCGCCATCATCGGCAAGGCGATGCCGATCGGCGCGGTTTCGGTGATCGCCATCGCTCTGGTGGCGGTGACCGGCGTCACCAATCCGGGCAAGCCGGGCGCCGCGCTGGACGATGCGCTCAGCGGCTTCTCCAACCAGCTGATCTGGCTGATCGGCTTTTCGATCATGATTTCCCTCAGCCTGAACAAAACCGGGCTGGGCGCGCGCATCGGCTATTACTTTATTTCGCTGTTCGGCAAGAAGACGCTGGGCATCGCTTACGCGCTGACGCTGGCGGAAACCACGCTGGCGCCGGTGACGCCGAGCAACACCGCGCGCGGCGGCGGCATCATTCACCCGATCATGAAGTCGATCGCCGACAGCTTCGGCTCCAAACCCGAGCTCAATACCTCCGGCAAAATCGGCCGCTACCTGTCGTTGGTAAACTACAACATCAACCCGATCACCTCGGCGATGTTTATCACCGCCACCGCGCCTAACCCGTTGATCGTCAGCCTGATCGCCAAAGGCACCCACGGCAGCTTCGAGCTGTCCTGGTCGATGTGGGCGGTCGCCGCCCTGGTGCCGGGGCTGTGTTCGTTGATCGTGATGCCGCTGGTTATTTACCTGCTGTATCCGCCTGAGGTGAAAAGCACGCCGGACGCGCCGCGCTTCGCGCGCGAAAAGCTGCAGGCGCTGGGGCCGGTGACGCTGCCGGAGAAAATTACCCTCGGGGTGTTCGCGCTGCTGTTGGTGCTGTGGGCCGGCATTCCGGCGATGGTCTTCGGCCCGGCGCTGGCGGTCAATCCCACCACTGCGGCGCTGATCGGCCTGGCGGTATTGCTGGCCACCGGCGTGCTGAGCTGGGAGGATGTGCTGAAGCATAAAGGCGCCTGGGACACCGTGGTGTGGTTCTCGGCGCTGGTGATGATGGCCAGCTTCCTCGGCAAGCTGGGGCTGATCGGCTGGCTGTCGCAAACCGTCGGCAACGGCATCGACCGTATGGGCATGAGCTGGGTGGGCGGTACGATCTTGCTGACCCTCATCTATTTGTATTCACACTATTTCTTCGCCAGCACCACCGCGCACGTGACGGCGATGTTCGCCGCCTTCTTCGCCGCCGGCATCGCGCTCGGGGCGCCGCCGGCGTTGCTGGGCCTGATCCTGGCGTTCTCTTCTTCGCTGATGATGTCGCTGACCCATTACGGCACCGGCACCGCGCCGATCGTCTTTGGCTCCGGCTATGTGACGCTGGGGGAGTGGTGGAAAGCGGGATGGGTGATGAGCGTGGTTAACCTGCTGATCTGGATGCTGATCGGCGGGGCATGGTGGAAGCTGCTGGGCTACTGGTGA
- the leuD gene encoding 3-isopropylmalate dehydratase small subunit, producing the protein MAKFTQHTGLVVPLDAANVDTDAIIPKQFLQKVTRTGFGQHLFNDWRFLDDAGQQPNPAFVLNKPRYKGASILLARENFGCGSSREHAPWALTDYGFKVVIAPSFADIFYGNSFNNQLLPVTLSEQQVDELFKLVDANEGTEFVVDLENQTVNAGGKSYPFEIDSFRRHCMINGLDSIGLTLQHEADISRYEAQQPAFLN; encoded by the coding sequence GTGGCTAAATTTACTCAACATACCGGCTTAGTGGTGCCTTTGGATGCGGCCAACGTCGACACCGACGCCATTATTCCCAAGCAGTTTTTACAGAAGGTCACCCGCACCGGTTTCGGCCAGCACCTGTTCAACGACTGGCGCTTCCTCGACGACGCCGGCCAGCAACCGAACCCGGCGTTCGTGCTGAACAAACCGCGCTATAAAGGCGCCAGCATCCTGTTGGCGCGCGAAAACTTCGGCTGCGGCTCTTCGCGCGAACACGCCCCCTGGGCGCTGACCGACTACGGGTTCAAAGTGGTGATCGCGCCGAGCTTCGCCGACATCTTCTACGGCAACTCGTTCAACAACCAGCTGTTGCCGGTGACGCTGAGCGAGCAGCAGGTGGACGAGCTGTTCAAACTGGTGGACGCCAACGAGGGGACGGAGTTCGTGGTGGATCTGGAGAACCAGACGGTCAACGCCGGCGGCAAAAGCTATCCGTTCGAAATCGACAGCTTCCGCCGCCACTGCATGATCAACGGGCTGGACAGCATCGGCCTGACGCTGCAGCACGAAGCGGACATCTCCCGCTACGAAGCGCAGCAGCCGGCGTTTCTGAATTAA
- the leuC gene encoding 3-isopropylmalate dehydratase large subunit, with product MAKTLYQKLYDAHVVHEAPNETPLLYIDRHLVHEVTSPQAFDGLRAMGRKVRQPGKTFATMDHNVSTQTKDINASGEMARIQMQELIKNCAEFGVSLYDLNHPFQGIVHVIGPEQGMTLPGMTIVCGDSHTATHGAFGSLAFGIGTSEVEHVLATQTLKQGRAKTMKIEVTGDAAEGITAKDIVLAVIGKTGSAGGTGHVVEFCGKAIEALSMEGRMTLCNMAIEMGAKAGLVAPDDTTFAYLKGRQFAPTGENWEQAVAYWRTLKSDADAQFDTVVTLRAEEIAPQVTWGTNPGQVIAVNQAIPAPESFSDPVERASAEKALAYMDLKPGIKLTDVPIDKVFIGSCTNSRIEDLRAAAAIAKGRKVASGVQAIVVPGSGPVKAQAEAEGLDKIFIEAGFEWRLPGCSMCLAMNNDRLNPGERCASTSNRNFEGRQGRGGRTHLVSPAMAAAAAVAGHFADIRDIH from the coding sequence ATGGCCAAGACCTTATACCAGAAGCTGTACGACGCCCACGTGGTGCACGAAGCGCCGAACGAAACGCCGTTGCTGTATATCGACCGTCACCTGGTGCACGAAGTCACCTCGCCGCAGGCGTTCGACGGCCTGCGCGCCATGGGCCGCAAGGTGCGCCAGCCCGGCAAAACCTTCGCCACCATGGATCACAACGTGTCGACCCAAACCAAAGACATCAACGCCAGCGGCGAAATGGCGCGCATCCAGATGCAGGAGTTGATCAAGAACTGCGCGGAATTCGGCGTTTCGCTGTATGACCTGAATCACCCGTTCCAGGGCATCGTGCACGTGATCGGGCCTGAGCAAGGCATGACGCTGCCGGGCATGACCATCGTCTGCGGCGACTCGCACACCGCCACCCACGGCGCTTTCGGCTCGTTGGCGTTCGGCATCGGCACTTCCGAAGTGGAACACGTGCTGGCGACCCAGACCCTGAAACAGGGCCGCGCCAAGACCATGAAGATTGAAGTCACCGGCGACGCCGCCGAGGGCATCACCGCCAAAGACATCGTGCTGGCGGTGATCGGCAAAACCGGCAGCGCCGGCGGCACCGGCCACGTGGTGGAGTTCTGCGGCAAGGCGATCGAAGCGTTGAGCATGGAAGGCCGCATGACCCTGTGCAACATGGCGATCGAAATGGGCGCCAAGGCCGGGCTGGTCGCGCCGGATGACACCACCTTCGCCTACCTGAAGGGGCGTCAGTTTGCGCCAACCGGCGAAAACTGGGAGCAGGCGGTCGCCTATTGGCGCACGCTGAAGTCCGACGCCGACGCCCAGTTCGATACCGTGGTGACGCTGCGCGCCGAAGAGATCGCGCCGCAGGTCACCTGGGGCACCAATCCCGGCCAAGTGATCGCCGTCAATCAGGCGATCCCGGCGCCGGAATCGTTCAGCGATCCGGTCGAGCGCGCCTCCGCTGAGAAAGCGCTAGCCTACATGGATTTGAAGCCGGGCATCAAATTGACCGACGTGCCGATCGACAAAGTGTTCATCGGCTCCTGCACCAACTCACGCATCGAAGATCTGCGCGCGGCGGCGGCTATCGCCAAGGGGCGCAAGGTCGCCAGCGGCGTGCAGGCCATCGTGGTGCCGGGATCCGGCCCGGTGAAGGCCCAGGCGGAAGCCGAAGGGTTGGACAAAATCTTTATCGAAGCCGGTTTCGAATGGCGTTTGCCGGGTTGCTCAATGTGTCTGGCGATGAACAACGACCGTCTGAATCCGGGCGAGCGCTGCGCGTCCACCAGCAACCGTAACTTCGAAGGGCGTCAGGGCCGCGGCGGGCGCACCCACCTGGTCAGCCCGGCGATGGCCGCCGCGGCCGCCGTCGCCGGTCACTTCGCCGACATCCGTGATATTCACTAA
- the leuB gene encoding 3-isopropylmalate dehydrogenase produces MTKTYHIAVLPGDGIGPEVMAQARKVLDAVRQRFDIRITTAEYDVGGIAIDRHGSPLPAATVAGCEQADAILFGSVGGPKWEHLPPAEQPERGALLPLRKHFKLFSNLRPARLYQGLEAFCPLRADIAARGFDILCVRELTGGIYFGQPKGREGQGMQERAFDTEVYHRFEIERIARIAFESARKRRRKVTSIDKANVLQSSILWREVVNQVAKDYPDVSLSHMYIDNATMQLIKDPSQFDVLLCSNLFGDILSDECAMITGSMGMLPSASLNEQGFGLYEPAGGSAPDIAGKGIANPIAQILSATLLLRYSLGADEAADAVERAINQALEQGYRTADLAGDGKAVSTDEMGDIIARFVAQGA; encoded by the coding sequence ATGACGAAGACTTATCACATTGCCGTCTTGCCCGGAGACGGCATCGGCCCGGAAGTAATGGCTCAGGCGCGCAAAGTGTTGGACGCGGTGCGTCAACGCTTTGACATTCGCATCACCACCGCCGAGTACGACGTCGGCGGCATCGCCATCGATCGCCACGGCAGCCCGCTGCCGGCGGCGACCGTCGCCGGCTGCGAGCAGGCCGACGCCATCCTGTTCGGCTCGGTGGGCGGCCCGAAATGGGAACACCTGCCGCCGGCCGAGCAGCCGGAACGCGGCGCGCTGTTGCCGCTGCGCAAGCACTTCAAACTGTTCAGCAACCTGCGCCCGGCGCGCCTGTATCAAGGGTTGGAGGCATTCTGCCCGCTGCGCGCCGACATCGCCGCCCGCGGCTTCGACATTCTGTGCGTGCGCGAATTGACCGGCGGCATCTATTTCGGCCAGCCGAAGGGCCGCGAAGGCCAGGGCATGCAGGAACGCGCCTTCGATACCGAGGTGTATCACCGTTTCGAGATTGAACGCATCGCGCGCATCGCCTTCGAATCCGCCCGCAAGCGCCGCCGCAAGGTGACGTCGATCGACAAGGCCAACGTGCTGCAAAGCTCCATCCTGTGGCGTGAAGTGGTCAATCAGGTCGCCAAGGATTACCCGGACGTGTCGCTGTCGCACATGTATATCGACAACGCCACCATGCAGTTGATCAAGGATCCGTCCCAGTTCGACGTGCTGCTGTGCTCCAATCTGTTCGGCGACATTCTGTCCGACGAGTGCGCGATGATCACCGGCTCGATGGGCATGCTGCCGTCCGCCAGCCTGAATGAGCAAGGCTTCGGCCTGTACGAACCGGCGGGCGGTTCCGCGCCGGATATTGCAGGCAAAGGCATCGCCAACCCGATTGCGCAGATCCTGTCCGCCACCCTGCTGCTGCGTTACAGCCTGGGCGCCGATGAAGCGGCCGACGCCGTGGAGCGCGCCATCAACCAGGCGCTGGAACAGGGCTACCGCACCGCCGATCTGGCCGGTGACGGCAAGGCCGTCAGCACCGATGAAATGGGCGACATCATCGCCCGCTTTGTAGCTCAGGGGGCATAA
- the leuA gene encoding 2-isopropylmalate synthase: protein MSQQVIIFDTTLRDGEQALQASLSVKEKIQIALALERMGVDVMEVGFPVSSPGDFESVQTIARQIKNSRVCGLARCVDKDIDVAAEALRVAEAFRIHVFLATSTLHIESKLKRSFDEVLEMAVRSVKRARNYTDDVEFSCEDAGRTPIDNLCRVVEAAINAGATTINIPDTVGYTTPNQFGGIITTLYDRVPNIDKAIISVHCHDDLGMAVGNSIAAVQAGARQVEGTLNGIGERAGNCSLEEVIMAIKVRQDIMNVHTNINHQEIFRTSQIVSQLCNMPIPANKAIVGSNAFAHSSGIHQDGVLKNRENYEIMTPQSIGLKDVQLNLTSRSGRAAVKHRMEEMGYQEQDYNLDSLYAAFLKLADKKGQVFDYDLEALAFINKQQEEPEHFSLGYFSVQSGSSIMATASVKLICGGEEKAEAATGNGPVDAVYQAINRITDYPIELVKYQLTAKGHGRDALGQVDIVVSYNGRRFHGVGLATDIVESSAKAMVHVLNNIWRSQQVEKEKQRLQQNKHQNNQETV from the coding sequence ATGAGCCAACAAGTCATTATTTTCGATACCACGCTGCGTGATGGCGAGCAGGCGCTGCAGGCCAGCCTGAGCGTAAAAGAGAAGATTCAGATTGCGCTGGCGCTGGAAAGAATGGGCGTTGACGTGATGGAAGTCGGCTTCCCGGTCTCTTCGCCGGGCGATTTCGAGTCGGTGCAAACCATCGCGCGCCAGATCAAGAACAGCCGCGTCTGCGGCCTGGCCCGCTGCGTGGACAAAGACATTGACGTGGCCGCCGAAGCGCTGCGCGTCGCCGAAGCGTTCCGCATCCACGTATTCCTGGCCACCTCGACCCTGCACATCGAATCGAAGCTGAAGCGCTCGTTCGACGAAGTGCTGGAGATGGCGGTGCGCTCGGTAAAACGCGCCCGCAACTACACCGACGACGTGGAGTTCTCCTGTGAAGACGCCGGCCGCACGCCGATCGACAATCTGTGTCGCGTGGTTGAAGCCGCCATCAACGCCGGCGCCACCACCATCAATATCCCGGACACCGTCGGCTACACCACGCCGAACCAGTTCGGCGGCATCATCACTACCCTGTATGACCGCGTGCCGAACATCGACAAAGCCATCATCTCCGTGCACTGCCACGACGATTTGGGCATGGCGGTCGGCAACTCCATCGCCGCGGTGCAGGCCGGCGCCCGCCAGGTGGAAGGCACCCTGAACGGCATTGGTGAACGCGCCGGCAACTGTTCGCTGGAAGAAGTAATCATGGCGATTAAAGTGCGCCAGGACATCATGAACGTGCACACCAACATCAATCACCAGGAAATCTTCCGCACCAGCCAGATCGTCAGCCAGCTGTGCAACATGCCGATCCCGGCCAACAAGGCGATCGTCGGCTCCAACGCCTTCGCCCATTCCTCCGGCATTCACCAGGACGGCGTGCTGAAGAACCGCGAAAACTACGAAATCATGACCCCGCAGTCGATCGGTCTGAAAGACGTGCAGTTGAACCTGACCTCCCGCTCCGGCCGCGCGGCGGTGAAACACCGCATGGAAGAGATGGGCTACCAGGAACAGGATTACAACCTGGATAGCCTGTACGCCGCCTTCCTGAAGCTGGCCGACAAAAAGGGCCAGGTATTCGACTACGATCTGGAGGCGCTGGCCTTCATCAACAAACAGCAGGAAGAGCCGGAGCACTTCAGCCTGGGTTACTTCAGCGTGCAGTCCGGCAGCAGCATCATGGCCACCGCCTCGGTGAAACTGATCTGCGGCGGCGAAGAGAAAGCTGAAGCCGCCACCGGCAACGGCCCGGTCGATGCGGTCTATCAGGCGATAAATCGCATCACCGACTACCCGATCGAGCTGGTGAAGTACCAGTTGACCGCCAAGGGCCATGGCCGCGACGCGCTGGGCCAGGTGGATATCGTGGTCTCTTACAACGGCCGCCGCTTCCACGGCGTGGGTCTGGCGACCGACATCGTCGAATCCTCCGCCAAGGCGATGGTGCACGTGTTGAACAATATTTGGCGCTCACAGCAGGTAGAAAAAGAAAAGCAGCGCCTGCAGCAAAACAAACATCAAAATAATCAGGAAACGGTGTGA
- the leuO gene encoding transcriptional regulator LeuO has protein sequence MAEYDSEIAMVKEPADIHLRSVDLNLLTVFDAVMQMQNITRAANSLGMSQPAVSNAVARLKVMFNDELFVRCGRGIQPTMRARQLFGPVRQALQLVQNELPGSEFEPLTSTRAFSLSLCSPLDLRLGAGIINHVKQIAPQLNLQIKSYINNNIEHQLRYQDVEFVIGYSRFESAEFRSLAMFDDELVLAVAQAHPRIGEEVTPEHMLAEQHAAVSLESFGSFSKPFYLDEPMLRAVTQQCTDLYSVLNMVSQTEMVAIAPAWLVRQQTEALKIKAVPLCGNDNKATCYLSWHESSERDKGHQWMKSVLIEAGNPK, from the coding sequence ATGGCTGAATATGATTCAGAAATCGCCATGGTCAAAGAGCCGGCGGACATTCATTTGCGCAGCGTCGATCTTAATTTACTGACGGTGTTTGACGCCGTGATGCAAATGCAAAATATTACGCGAGCCGCTAATTCGTTAGGGATGTCGCAGCCGGCGGTGAGCAATGCGGTAGCGCGCCTGAAGGTGATGTTCAACGACGAACTGTTCGTGCGCTGCGGCCGCGGGATCCAGCCCACCATGCGGGCCAGGCAGCTGTTCGGGCCGGTGCGGCAAGCGCTGCAGCTGGTGCAGAATGAGTTGCCGGGATCTGAGTTTGAGCCGCTGACCAGCACGCGAGCGTTCTCACTGTCGCTGTGCAGCCCGCTCGATTTGCGTCTGGGCGCCGGGATAATCAATCACGTCAAACAGATAGCGCCGCAGCTTAACCTGCAAATAAAGTCATACATTAACAATAATATTGAACATCAATTGCGTTATCAGGACGTCGAGTTTGTCATCGGCTACAGCCGTTTCGAGTCGGCGGAGTTTCGCAGCCTGGCGATGTTCGACGACGAATTAGTGCTGGCGGTTGCGCAGGCGCACCCGAGAATAGGCGAGGAGGTGACGCCGGAGCACATGCTGGCCGAGCAGCATGCTGCGGTTTCCCTGGAAAGTTTTGGATCGTTCAGTAAACCTTTTTATTTAGACGAGCCGATGCTGCGTGCCGTGACGCAGCAGTGCACGGATCTTTACAGCGTGTTGAATATGGTGTCGCAAACGGAAATGGTGGCGATTGCGCCCGCCTGGTTGGTGCGACAGCAGACGGAGGCGTTGAAAATAAAGGCGGTTCCTTTATGTGGCAACGATAATAAAGCCACCTGCTACCTGTCCTGGCATGAATCTTCAGAGCGGGATAAAGGCCACCAGTGGATGAAATCTGTCCTGATTGAGGCGGGTAACCCAAAGTAA